From Triticum aestivum cultivar Chinese Spring chromosome 4A, IWGSC CS RefSeq v2.1, whole genome shotgun sequence, a single genomic window includes:
- the LOC123083819 gene encoding uncharacterized protein: protein MATTFTLLGAASSHGPGAGLAAGDDGHHYGCLGDGEPGEAGGRSAASPVYSSLAVSPAGDAAVALALAVPKMAAIDRNCNGCYHCQKIRRALLQMQELESHLIDRKNGRVSVWGAFSPQDVAIKIRKRTNRRVEILELWEAAGPGGGDEQGVGGGQMP from the exons ATGGCCACCACCTTCACGCTGCTCGGGGCAGCCTCGTCCCACGGCCCCGGCGCCGGCCTCGCCGCCGGAGATGACGGCCATCAT TACGGCTGCCTCGGCGACGGCGAGCCGGGGGAGGCGGGCGGCCGGAGCGCGGCGTCCCCGGTGTACTCAAGCCTCGCCGTCAGCcccgccggcgacgccgccgtcgccctcgctctCGCCGTTCCCAAGATGGCCGCCATTGATAGG AACTGCAACGGGTGCTACCACTGCCAGAAGATCAGGAGGGCGCTGCTCCAGATGCAAG AGCTGGAGAGCCACCTGATCGACCGGAAGAATGGCCGGGTGAGCGTCTGGGGCGCCTTCAGCCCGCAGGACGTGGCCATCAAGATCAGGAAGCGGACCAACCGGCGCGTCGAAATACTAGAGCTCTGGGAGGCCGCAGGGCCGGGGGGCGGCGACGAGCAGGGCGTCGGCGGCGGGCAGATGCCCTGA
- the LOC123086133 gene encoding uncharacterized protein, which yields MKNEILGDRLPIRVSHIVAETQHGGLPLEEMQMLQLHQRFYVGVLCVSGSSSQGLAPWTGESSQPSWTHQGQGLHAAKSEATAKKTGLDVVTEEAHAAGEADYSVCTTGIQNSNSDISDDITMSSAKL from the exons ATGAAGAATGAAATACTTGGAGATAGGCTACCAATTCG CGTATCACATATAGTAGCAGAGACTCAGCATGGGGGACTGCCGCTTGAAGAGATGCAAATGTTGCAACTTCACCAGAGGTTCTATGTTGGAGTTCTGTGTGTCAGTGGTTCAAG TTCACAAGGATTGGCACCATGGACTGGAGAATCGTCGCAACCATCATGGACACACCAGGGGCAGGGGCTGCATGCAGCCAAGTCCGAGGCGACTGCCAAGAAGACTGGGCTCGATGTAGTGACCGAGGAGGCGCATGCCGCAGG AGAAGCCGATTATTCTGTTTGCACGACGGGTATCCAAAATTCTAATTCAGATATTAGTGATGATATAACAATGTCGTCTGCCAAATTGTGA